A genomic segment from Sparus aurata chromosome 20, fSpaAur1.1, whole genome shotgun sequence encodes:
- the eme2 gene encoding essential meiotic structure-specific endonuclease subunit 2, with product MSVLRRAQTWEVSESEESDGETKPRSSPIATVSTDLTEDLSSEDKCRTAPSSATKRESGQTHALSPPRPAGRGTPSHARKRRTKEEIEADRQTARERKEERERQRAARAREKEERRGEQQRRREAAENLKSLRPENCLKSLTICLDPALLQQDGSDILLDTLADFEWRLSIQSQQLPRSITWTRDLPQHGDDGKSSVEEEQVVLVLDLTDLMDLVVSVKKMLHSEEEERGVGSFLSPLLECLNRDAKKAVTLLVTDSQPDYRTDVHGVHLLYRTPGSKLGMEHLDIEEVLVHLQLCKNISLFLLDGWQEVTDHVCAVTKALSKRPFKLLTERAELPFCVDGSWASGARVERDGSGLIQVWSRQIQQLNRVSPAVASAVTAAYPSPQLLLQAYQSLGSEDERKGLLAGLVVKSGGKERRIGPEISARVYRCLTAQNGQLVLD from the exons ATGTCCGTGCTGCGCAGAGCTCAAACATGGGAAGTATCTGAATCTGAGGAAAGCGACGGTGAGACCAAACCCAGGAGCAGTCCGATAGCAACAGTCAGCACAGATTTAACAGAGGACCTGAGCTCAGAGGACAAGTGCAGAACCGCCCCATCGTCTGCCACAAAGAGGGAGTCTGGTCAAACTCATGCTTTGTCTCCTCCGAGGCCAGCTGGACGTGGCACACCGAGCCATGCACGAAAACGCCGCACCAAGGAGGAGATCGAGGCGGACCGACAGACAGccagggagaggaaggaggagagggagagacagagagccgCCAGGGCccgggagaaagaggagaggagaggggagcagcagaggaggagagaggctgcGGAGAACCTCAAGAGCCTCCGGCCAGAGAACTGCCTCAAGAGTCTGACCATCTGCTTAGACCCAG CTCTTCTCCAACAGGATGGCTCAGACATCTTGCTGGACACCCTGGCTGACTTTGAGTGGAGGCTAAGCATTCAGAGCCAGCAGCTCCCGCGCAGCATCACCTGGACCAGAGACTTACCTCAG CATGGAGATGACGGAAAGAGctctgtggaggaggagcaagTGGTTCTGGTGCTGGATCTGACTGACCTTATGGATCTGGTGGTCTCCGTGAAGAAA ATGCTACAcagtgaagaggaagagagaggggtcGGGTCCTTCCTCAGTCCTCTGTTAGAGTGTCTCAACCGGGATGCAAAGAAGGCGGTCACACTCTTAGTGACCGACTCTCAGCCTGATtacag GACCGATGTGCATGGTGTGCATTTACTATATAGAACACCGGGGTCCAAACTGGGCATGGAGCATCTGGACATCGAGGAG GTTCTCGTGCACCTACAGCTCTGCAAGAACATCTCACTGTTCCTCCTGGACGGCTGGCAGGAGGTCACCGACCACGTGTGCGCTGTCACGAAGGCCTTATCGAAGCGCCCGTTCAA ACTGCTGACAGAGCGAGCAGAGCTGCCCTTCTGCGTGGATGGTTCGTGGGCCAGCGGGGCTCGGGTGGAGAGGGACGGCTCGGGGCTGATCCAGGTCTGGAGCAGGCAGATCCAGCAGCTGAACAGAGTCAGCCCCGCCGTGGCCTCTGCTGTGACCGCTGCCTACCCGtctcctcagctgctgctgcag GCGTACCAGAGCTTGGGGTCAGAGGATGAGAGAAAGGGTCTCCTGGCTGGTCTCGTGGTGAAAAGTGGAGGTAAAGAGAGGCGAATAGGACCGGAGATATCAGCCAGAGTTTACCGCTGCCTCACTGCCCAGAATGGCCAGCTGGTCCTGGACTAA
- the spsb3b gene encoding SPRY domain-containing SOCS box protein 3 isoform X2 produces the protein MMPVQYVGVAMLRRGRNGLVRHLAWSETRQETDAMAVIQTPDKEEWEGQTATQMSDLESEVDYLQSSQAVSEAVALPNTVPVMGESFCECGREEELSPGFSVTSEDCLCGEEDQGFDWEWDDRFKSSGAFLSCDNRKVSFHSDYSCGTAAIRGTKELADGQHFWEVKMTSPVYGTDMMVGVGTSEVNLEKFKYSFGSLLGHDEDSWGLSYTGHFQHKGDKVKFSSRFGQGSIIGVHLDTWHGTLTFYKNRHCIGVAATRLQNKKFYPMVSSTAAKSSMKVIRACYTPTSLKYLCCARLRQMLPSCPDVLNTVELPPGLRNLLQIQLGWVFTLSSSSSSSSSRPEASEQHRDPPEDFPEEMSLPLSRSPSPIPSLVSTLSACASPSPCTSPLPDTVSYQCSCQMSPCACHCPPTPPSSDYDSCCSEPEDHQCKRCRWT, from the exons GGTTGCCATGCTGAGAAGAGGCAGGAACGGCCTGGTTCGGCATCTGGCCTGGAGCGAGACACGGCAGGAGACAGATGCCATGGCAGTGATCCAGACACCAGACAAGGAGGAATGGGAAGGCCAGACAGCGACGCAG ATGAGCGACCTGGAGTCCGAGGTGGATTACCTGCAGAGCTCTCAGGCCGTGTCGGAGGCAGTGGCCTTGCCCAACACGGTGCCGGTGATGGGGGAGTCTTTCTGCGAGTGTGGCCGAGAGGAGGAGCTCAGCCCGGGCTTCAGTGTCACCTCGGAGGACTGCCTCTGCGGGGAGGAGGATCAGG GTTTCGACTGGGAGTGGGACGATCGCTTCAAGTCCTCCGGAGCCTTCCTCAGCTGTGACAACAGGAAGGTAAGCTTTCACTCGGACTACAGCTGCGGCACAGCGGCCATCCGCGGCACCAAGGAGCTGGCAGACGGTCAGCACTTCTGGGAAGTCAAGATGACCTCGCCTGTCTACGGAACTGATATG ATGGTGGGAGTTGGAACTTCGGAGGTGAACCTGGAGAAGTTTAAATACAGCTTCGGCAGCCTGCTGGGCCACGACGAGGACAGCTGGGGGCTCTCATACACAG GTCACTTCCAGCACAAAGGGGACAAAGTGAAGTTCTCCTCGCGGTTCGGCCAAGGCTCCATCATTGGAGTGCACCTGGACACCTGGCACGGCACCCTGACCTTCTACAAGAATCGCCACTGCATAG GTGTTGCCGCTACGAGGCTGCAAAACAAGAAGTTCTACCCCATGGTGAGCTCCACAGCAGCCAAAAGCAGTATGAAGGTGATCCGTGCCTGCTACACACCCACCTCCCTGAAGTACCTTTGCTGTGCCCGGCTCCGACAGATGTTGCCCAGCTGCCCAGACGTGCTGAACACTGTAGAGCTGCCGCCAGGCCTGCGCAACCTCCTCCAGATACAGCTAGGCTGGGTCTTcaccctcagcagcagcagcagcagcagcagcagcaggcctgAAGCCTCAGAGCAGCACAGGGACCCGCCTGAGGACTTCCCGGAGGAGATGAGCCTGCCCTTGAGCCGCAGCCCCAGCCCCATCCCGAGCCTGGTGTCCACCCTGAGTGCCTGCGCTTCCCCGAGCCCCTGCACCAGTCCACTTCCTGACACTGTCTCGTACCAGTGCTCTTGTCAAATGTCACCATGCGCTTGCCACTGCCCTCCGACTCCCCCCAGCAGCGACTACGACAGCTGCTGCTCCGAGCCAGAGGACCACCAATGCAAAAGATGCCGCTGGACATGA
- the spsb3b gene encoding SPRY domain-containing SOCS box protein 3 isoform X1: MSHCKTVYRKTTVRVAMLRRGRNGLVRHLAWSETRQETDAMAVIQTPDKEEWEGQTATQMSDLESEVDYLQSSQAVSEAVALPNTVPVMGESFCECGREEELSPGFSVTSEDCLCGEEDQGFDWEWDDRFKSSGAFLSCDNRKVSFHSDYSCGTAAIRGTKELADGQHFWEVKMTSPVYGTDMMVGVGTSEVNLEKFKYSFGSLLGHDEDSWGLSYTGHFQHKGDKVKFSSRFGQGSIIGVHLDTWHGTLTFYKNRHCIGVAATRLQNKKFYPMVSSTAAKSSMKVIRACYTPTSLKYLCCARLRQMLPSCPDVLNTVELPPGLRNLLQIQLGWVFTLSSSSSSSSSRPEASEQHRDPPEDFPEEMSLPLSRSPSPIPSLVSTLSACASPSPCTSPLPDTVSYQCSCQMSPCACHCPPTPPSSDYDSCCSEPEDHQCKRCRWT; this comes from the exons GGTTGCCATGCTGAGAAGAGGCAGGAACGGCCTGGTTCGGCATCTGGCCTGGAGCGAGACACGGCAGGAGACAGATGCCATGGCAGTGATCCAGACACCAGACAAGGAGGAATGGGAAGGCCAGACAGCGACGCAG ATGAGCGACCTGGAGTCCGAGGTGGATTACCTGCAGAGCTCTCAGGCCGTGTCGGAGGCAGTGGCCTTGCCCAACACGGTGCCGGTGATGGGGGAGTCTTTCTGCGAGTGTGGCCGAGAGGAGGAGCTCAGCCCGGGCTTCAGTGTCACCTCGGAGGACTGCCTCTGCGGGGAGGAGGATCAGG GTTTCGACTGGGAGTGGGACGATCGCTTCAAGTCCTCCGGAGCCTTCCTCAGCTGTGACAACAGGAAGGTAAGCTTTCACTCGGACTACAGCTGCGGCACAGCGGCCATCCGCGGCACCAAGGAGCTGGCAGACGGTCAGCACTTCTGGGAAGTCAAGATGACCTCGCCTGTCTACGGAACTGATATG ATGGTGGGAGTTGGAACTTCGGAGGTGAACCTGGAGAAGTTTAAATACAGCTTCGGCAGCCTGCTGGGCCACGACGAGGACAGCTGGGGGCTCTCATACACAG GTCACTTCCAGCACAAAGGGGACAAAGTGAAGTTCTCCTCGCGGTTCGGCCAAGGCTCCATCATTGGAGTGCACCTGGACACCTGGCACGGCACCCTGACCTTCTACAAGAATCGCCACTGCATAG GTGTTGCCGCTACGAGGCTGCAAAACAAGAAGTTCTACCCCATGGTGAGCTCCACAGCAGCCAAAAGCAGTATGAAGGTGATCCGTGCCTGCTACACACCCACCTCCCTGAAGTACCTTTGCTGTGCCCGGCTCCGACAGATGTTGCCCAGCTGCCCAGACGTGCTGAACACTGTAGAGCTGCCGCCAGGCCTGCGCAACCTCCTCCAGATACAGCTAGGCTGGGTCTTcaccctcagcagcagcagcagcagcagcagcagcaggcctgAAGCCTCAGAGCAGCACAGGGACCCGCCTGAGGACTTCCCGGAGGAGATGAGCCTGCCCTTGAGCCGCAGCCCCAGCCCCATCCCGAGCCTGGTGTCCACCCTGAGTGCCTGCGCTTCCCCGAGCCCCTGCACCAGTCCACTTCCTGACACTGTCTCGTACCAGTGCTCTTGTCAAATGTCACCATGCGCTTGCCACTGCCCTCCGACTCCCCCCAGCAGCGACTACGACAGCTGCTGCTCCGAGCCAGAGGACCACCAATGCAAAAGATGCCGCTGGACATGA